DNA from Chlamydiota bacterium:
CAGACGTTTTCGACTCGCTCATGTTCATGTGGAGGGCAAGGTGATCGAAGTGGCTACCTTTCGAAAAGGAGAGATTGAATCGACTGCGCTCATCACTGAAGACAATGAGTTTGGAGATCCTGAAGATGATGCAAAAAGACGAGATTTTACCATCAATGGTCTGTTTTTTGATCTTAACGAAAACCAGATCATCGATTATGTCGAAGGCATTGAAGATATCAAAAAAAGACAGATCGCAACCATTGGCAATCCCTCAGCGCGTTTTCGACAAGATCCTGTCAGAATGCTACGCGCGCTTAAGTTTCAGGCAAAAATTGGGTTTGATATTGAAGAAAACACAAAAAAAGCTCTAGAAGAGTGTTTGCCTTTTATTGTCCAAAGCTCACAAGCACGTCTTTTAGAAGAATGTTTGCGTATTTTAGAGTCCTCATTTTCTGCAACGTTTTTTAGGCTCAGTTTGAAAACAAAACTTTTGCACCATCTTTTCCCCACATTATCCATCTTTTATGAAACACAAAAGCATCCCTTTTATTATCTCGACATCAAAGATGATTGGATCAATCAAGGACAAGTCTTTTCAAGATCTTGTCTATTTTCCCTATTTGTTTTTGAATATTTCAAAGTCCATCTTGTCACAAAATATGAAGGAAAAAAAGAGCCACACATGGGACAGGTCACCCAAGATGGCATTGAGTTTTTAAACCAACTTTGTGCAGGCTTTTTGCACACACCCAAACGCCTTAAAGCAGATGCAAATTTTATTCTATGCAGCCAATTTCGTTTTACACCCATTGGAAGTCGTGTCAAAATTAGAAACACCTTCTTTAGAGCCAAAGATTTTCTAAACGCCTAGAAATTACTATAAATTAGAAGTATTAATGATTTTGAAGCTAAAAAAGCACACACCCATATCTTAGAAAAATATGCTGTGAAAAAAAAACATAAAAAAAAATAAGCATTGGATATGTGTTATCGATTTTGACAAAAATGGATAGATGTTGCGATCAGTAGTTATGTAACTTTTAGAAC
Protein-coding regions in this window:
- the pcnB gene encoding Poly(A) polymerase I — encoded protein: MIDSSALFVLKTLLQKGHKAYLVGGGVRDLLVNIRPKDFDIVTDARPQEVRRCFKRCYLIGRRFRLAHVHVEGKVIEVATFRKGEIESTALITEDNEFGDPEDDAKRRDFTINGLFFDLNENQIIDYVEGIEDIKKRQIATIGNPSARFRQDPVRMLRALKFQAKIGFDIEENTKKALEECLPFIVQSSQARLLEECLRILESSFSATFFRLSLKTKLLHHLFPTLSIFYETQKHPFYYLDIKDDWINQGQVFSRSCLFSLFVFEYFKVHLVTKYEGKKEPHMGQVTQDGIEFLNQLCAGFLHTPKRLKADANFILCSQFRFTPIGSRVKIRNTFFRAKDFLNA